From Pseudomonas fluorescens, one genomic window encodes:
- a CDS encoding methyl-accepting chemotaxis protein: MKNWTLRQRILASFAVIIAIMLLMVVVSYSRLLKIESSEASVREDALPGVFYSSMIRGAWSDSYLRMLEMLGTEQGQGFSAQDAADFKAYSARLQEQMDLYQATVTDDDDRAEYAAFGKLHEDYHRILAAVIELHALSQNADALKMFHDQLTPAWTAGRVKLNDILRHNKKVADRDIAAIDDAVLTAKVIMGISLLVAVLAAALCGLLLMRAIMAPMNRIVKILEIMRTGDLSGRLNLDRKDEFGAVETGFNDMMTELTALVSQAQRSSVQVTTSVTEIAATSKQQQATATETAATTTEIGATSREIAATSRDLVRTMTEVSTAADQASVLAGSGQQGLARMEDTMHSVMGAADLVNAKLAILNEKAGNINQVVVTIVKVADQTNLLSLNAAIEAEKAGEYGRGFAVVATEVRRLADQTAVATYDIEQMVREIQSAVSAGVMGMDKFSEEVRRGMSEVQQVGEQLSQIIHQVQALAPRVLMVNEGMQAQATGAEQINHALVQLGDASSQTVESLRQASFAIDELSQVAVGLRSGVSRFKV; the protein is encoded by the coding sequence GTGAAGAACTGGACGTTGCGCCAACGCATTTTGGCGAGCTTTGCGGTAATTATCGCCATCATGCTGCTGATGGTTGTCGTCTCGTATTCGCGGCTGTTGAAAATTGAAAGCAGCGAAGCCAGTGTTCGTGAAGATGCGTTGCCCGGGGTGTTTTACAGCTCGATGATTCGCGGTGCCTGGTCCGACAGTTACCTGCGAATGCTGGAGATGCTGGGTACGGAACAGGGCCAGGGCTTCAGCGCTCAGGATGCCGCCGACTTCAAGGCCTACTCCGCGCGTCTGCAGGAGCAGATGGACCTGTACCAGGCGACGGTGACGGATGACGACGACCGGGCTGAGTACGCCGCGTTCGGTAAGCTTCACGAGGACTACCACCGCATTCTCGCCGCCGTGATCGAGTTGCATGCACTTAGTCAGAACGCTGACGCGCTCAAGATGTTCCACGACCAGCTGACGCCGGCCTGGACCGCAGGTCGAGTCAAACTCAACGATATCTTGCGTCATAACAAAAAGGTGGCGGACAGGGACATCGCGGCCATCGATGACGCGGTCCTCACTGCAAAAGTGATCATGGGCATTTCGCTGCTGGTGGCGGTGCTGGCCGCCGCACTCTGCGGCCTGTTGCTGATGCGGGCGATCATGGCGCCAATGAACCGCATCGTGAAGATCCTCGAGATCATGCGCACCGGCGACCTCAGCGGCCGCCTGAATCTCGACCGCAAGGACGAATTCGGCGCCGTGGAAACCGGCTTCAACGACATGATGACCGAGCTCACAGCGCTGGTGTCCCAAGCCCAACGTTCCTCGGTACAGGTCACCACTTCGGTCACCGAAATTGCCGCTACCTCCAAGCAGCAGCAGGCCACCGCCACCGAAACCGCCGCGACCACCACGGAAATCGGCGCCACCTCGCGGGAAATCGCCGCAACCTCCCGCGACCTGGTGCGCACCATGACTGAAGTCTCCACCGCCGCTGATCAGGCCTCGGTGCTGGCCGGCTCTGGCCAGCAAGGCCTGGCGCGCATGGAAGACACCATGCACTCGGTGATGGGCGCCGCCGATCTGGTGAATGCCAAGCTGGCGATCCTCAACGAGAAGGCCGGCAACATCAATCAGGTGGTGGTGACCATCGTCAAGGTCGCCGACCAGACCAACCTGCTGTCGCTCAACGCCGCGATCGAAGCGGAGAAAGCCGGCGAATATGGGCGCGGCTTTGCCGTGGTCGCCACCGAAGTGCGACGCTTGGCCGACCAGACGGCTGTCGCCACTTACGACATCGAGCAGATGGTGCGCGAGATCCAGTCGGCGGTCTCGGCCGGGGTGATGGGCATGGACAAATTTTCCGAAGAAGTGCGCCGTGGCATGTCCGAGGTGCAGCAGGTGGGTGAACAGCTGTCGCAGATCATTCATCAGGTCCAGGCGCTGGCACCGAGGGTGCTGATGGTCAACGAGGGCATGCAGGCCCAGGCCACCGGTGCCGAGCAGATCAATCACGCGCTGGTGCAGTTGGGCGATGCCAGCAGCCAGACCGTCGAATCGCTGCGCCAGGCCAGTTTCGCCATCGACGAACTGAGCCAGGTGGCCGTCGGGCTGCGCAGCGGCGTCTCGCGATTCAAAGTCTGA
- a CDS encoding chemotaxis protein CheW, whose translation MSELLAKRGAAVGPKLALFLVFRIGGERYALQAVEVAEVLPRLPLKPIARAPHWVAGVFAYRGAVVPVIDIAALTFGQAAVSRTSTRLVLVHYRADDSVPARLLGLILEQATDTLRCDPADFQPYGLDNRQAPYLGPVREDAQGLLQWVRVADLLDAQVRALLFPQPPLDLALLGEHP comes from the coding sequence ATGAGCGAACTCCTGGCCAAGCGGGGCGCGGCCGTGGGGCCGAAACTGGCGCTGTTTCTGGTGTTTCGCATCGGCGGCGAGCGCTACGCGTTGCAGGCCGTGGAGGTGGCAGAGGTGCTGCCGCGCCTGCCATTGAAGCCGATTGCCAGGGCGCCGCATTGGGTGGCGGGGGTGTTCGCCTACCGTGGCGCCGTGGTGCCGGTGATTGATATTGCTGCGCTGACCTTTGGCCAGGCTGCCGTATCGCGCACCAGTACCCGCCTGGTGCTGGTGCACTACCGTGCCGATGACAGCGTCCCGGCGCGCTTGCTGGGATTGATTCTGGAGCAGGCCACCGACACCCTGCGCTGCGACCCCGCCGACTTCCAGCCCTATGGCCTGGACAACCGCCAGGCGCCGTACCTGGGGCCGGTGCGCGAGGATGCCCAGGGCTTGTTGCAGTGGGTGCGAGTGGCAGACCTGCTGGATGCGCAAGTGCGTGCGTTGCTGTTTCCTCAGCCGCCGCTGGATCTTGCGCTGCTTGGGGAGCATCCATGA